The following coding sequences are from one Candidatus Kapaibacterium sp. window:
- a CDS encoding TonB-dependent receptor, whose amino-acid sequence MKRNLYIIIFLFICTVAYSNAELITGNVSDAATGDFLSGATIRVEGTAYGAIADRSGKFSINLSIPKSKITLIISMIGYETQKMQIEFVNDKVEVQIALKSQPLQTGEVVVSANKRVQAVQEVPISVSVIDKRQLDARGVSTLERALEYVPGLEINQDNVSIRGSSGFSFGIGSRAALLLDGYPLLAGDNGDMKFDALPMFNIDRIEIVKGAGSALYGSGALGGVVNLITEQPRDKADIRFRTYAGLYTKPRHEQWVFTDDLQHRSGLSGSFSQKVGKIGMLFSGGYYNDMGYRDYDDSYRSSLFGKINYDFTDRTNLSILLNGAFSDATDWVYWNSLDSATRAPTDTDKQVRIKSDKFSVFGNLNHIFNSNFFVSARTGFYLTEYSNTLPTDDFEHRQSEALALNSEIQANYSITARSALTFGLNSTNTTVNSITYGDQRQDIYAAYIQNESKITQDFLLTLGVRADYEDFKTNESNGDLSDGELVLSPKLGLAYNFSPLLHFRASAGAGFRAPSVAERFSSVSFQGFEVLPNPQLKAEKSWSFEVGANYTLEFYDTPIYFDIAVFQNDMYDLIEPSFVSPTESTIKFQNVTRAKIQGLEFAVKSFIAGFLGLESSFTYMNPRNLANDEILNYRSEILWYNRFLIPYGDFELQADYRFKSRVKNIDPQLGILVRDADARVDMHVVDARLIYDMENLTGQQLKLTMNASNVFDYYYTTMVGNLGITRMISLMLEAQF is encoded by the coding sequence ATGAAAAGAAATCTTTACATTATAATATTCCTTTTTATATGCACTGTTGCATATTCTAATGCAGAACTTATAACGGGCAATGTGTCTGATGCTGCGACCGGAGATTTTTTATCCGGTGCAACAATCCGAGTTGAAGGCACAGCTTATGGGGCTATCGCAGATAGAAGCGGTAAATTTAGCATAAATTTAAGCATCCCGAAAAGTAAAATCACGCTAATCATTTCTATGATTGGTTACGAAACTCAGAAAATGCAAATTGAATTTGTAAACGATAAGGTTGAAGTCCAAATCGCTTTAAAGAGCCAACCTTTGCAAACAGGCGAAGTTGTAGTTTCGGCAAATAAAAGGGTCCAAGCGGTGCAAGAAGTGCCAATTTCAGTTTCTGTGATAGACAAGAGGCAACTCGATGCTCGTGGCGTGAGCACCTTGGAAAGAGCCTTAGAATACGTTCCGGGATTGGAAATTAACCAAGATAATGTCAGCATACGTGGTTCATCAGGTTTTTCATTCGGTATCGGCTCGAGAGCGGCACTGCTTTTGGATGGCTATCCCCTATTAGCAGGTGACAACGGCGATATGAAATTCGATGCATTGCCGATGTTCAACATAGACCGAATTGAAATTGTCAAGGGTGCAGGTTCGGCTTTATATGGTTCCGGAGCTTTGGGTGGCGTGGTCAATTTAATTACGGAGCAACCACGCGATAAAGCTGACATCAGATTCCGCACTTATGCCGGGCTTTATACCAAACCGCGACATGAGCAATGGGTTTTCACTGATGATTTGCAACATCGTTCAGGTTTGAGCGGTTCATTTTCACAAAAAGTTGGTAAAATCGGAATGCTTTTTTCGGGTGGATATTATAACGATATGGGCTACAGAGATTATGATGATTCGTATCGTTCAAGCTTGTTTGGCAAAATAAACTATGATTTTACCGATAGGACGAACTTATCAATACTTCTGAACGGTGCCTTTTCTGATGCTACTGATTGGGTATATTGGAATAGCTTAGATAGCGCCACACGTGCTCCGACTGATACAGATAAACAGGTGAGAATTAAATCAGACAAATTTTCAGTTTTTGGGAATTTGAATCATATTTTCAATTCAAACTTTTTTGTTTCTGCCAGAACGGGCTTTTATCTCACTGAATACAGCAATACTTTGCCTACTGACGACTTTGAGCATAGACAATCAGAAGCTTTGGCTTTGAATTCCGAAATTCAAGCAAATTATAGCATCACAGCCCGGTCAGCTCTTACTTTTGGACTAAATTCAACAAATACTACAGTAAATTCGATAACATATGGCGACCAAAGGCAGGATATTTACGCAGCATATATTCAGAATGAATCCAAAATCACTCAAGATTTCCTTTTGACTTTAGGTGTACGGGCAGATTATGAAGATTTCAAGACAAATGAAAGCAATGGTGATTTATCAGACGGCGAACTTGTTTTATCGCCGAAACTTGGATTAGCGTATAATTTCTCTCCGCTTTTACATTTTCGTGCTTCAGCAGGAGCGGGATTTCGTGCTCCATCTGTAGCTGAAAGGTTTTCGTCAGTATCCTTCCAAGGATTTGAAGTTCTCCCCAATCCACAACTCAAGGCTGAAAAGAGTTGGTCTTTTGAAGTTGGTGCAAATTACACACTTGAATTTTATGACACACCGATTTATTTTGATATAGCAGTTTTCCAAAATGATATGTACGATTTGATAGAACCTTCTTTTGTCAGTCCTACAGAATCTACAATCAAATTTCAGAATGTTACGAGAGCAAAAATTCAGGGTTTGGAGTTTGCGGTCAAATCATTCATAGCGGGATTCTTGGGTTTGGAAAGTTCATTTACATACATGAATCCTCGAAATTTGGCAAACGATGAAATTTTGAATTATCGTTCAGAAATTCTGTGGTACAATCGCTTTTTGATTCCTTATGGTGATTTTGAATTGCAAGCGGATTATCGCTTCAAATCGAGAGTTAAAAATATTGACCCTCAATTAGGCATTCTTGTCAGAGACGCTGATGCACGTGTGGATATGCACGTTGTTGACGCAAGATTGATTTACGATATGGAAAACTTAACCGGGCAACAACTCAAACTCACAATGAATGCAAGCAATGTATTTGATTACTATTACACGACGATGGTAGGTAACTTAGGAATCACTCGGATGATTTCCCTCATGCTCGAAGCGCAATTTTGA
- a CDS encoding CPBP family intramembrane metalloprotease encodes MEENHKKPQATLAKFYMKIVGVLIALTIIFALIQVAVTLLFDSSFGSDFKVSYDLPWIVITQFGTFFLLAIVIAIRSGDIKSSLKLNWNFPTVWLIPLTLGWLAIVLLESSIITFTIYLLPQEMGVWLANQFDSLEKFYRDIFGLDSKNIVQILVVLLAGALTPSICEELFFRGMLLSKTRQYVSIRSSLILTSLLFAAIHFQPVSFIMLFIIGFYLGVTVIITGSIYPAIIIHFINNAITFIWMSYDSSSYMSVIQDRNELFRELGLGLVAILTISLLYKYFFKSKLRFEHEGNHPSDS; translated from the coding sequence ATGGAAGAAAATCACAAAAAACCTCAGGCTACTTTAGCAAAATTTTACATGAAAATTGTAGGTGTTTTGATTGCACTTACCATTATATTTGCATTAATTCAAGTTGCCGTGACTTTACTTTTTGATTCATCATTTGGTTCAGATTTCAAAGTGAGTTATGATTTGCCTTGGATAGTTATAACTCAATTCGGTACCTTTTTCTTGTTGGCGATAGTTATAGCAATACGTTCGGGCGATATTAAATCAAGTCTCAAGTTGAATTGGAATTTCCCTACCGTTTGGTTGATACCGTTGACTTTGGGCTGGCTTGCCATTGTTTTGCTCGAAAGCTCGATAATAACTTTTACTATATACTTGTTGCCACAGGAGATGGGGGTATGGTTAGCTAATCAATTTGATTCTTTAGAAAAATTTTATAGGGACATTTTTGGTTTAGATAGTAAAAATATTGTTCAAATATTAGTTGTGCTTTTAGCCGGAGCTTTGACACCTTCTATTTGCGAGGAATTGTTCTTCAGGGGTATGTTGCTGTCAAAAACTCGTCAATATGTTTCCATACGCTCATCTCTCATCTTGACATCACTATTGTTCGCAGCGATTCATTTCCAACCTGTGAGCTTCATAATGTTATTCATAATTGGATTTTACCTTGGGGTTACGGTTATTATCACAGGAAGCATTTATCCCGCAATAATTATCCATTTCATCAATAATGCAATCACATTCATTTGGATGAGTTATGATTCATCGTCATATATGAGTGTGATTCAAGACAGAAACGAGTTATTCAGAGAACTTGGACTCGGTTTGGTTGCCATTCTGACCATAAGCTTGTTGTATAAATACTTCTTCAAATCAAAATTGCGCTTCGAGCATGAGGGAAATCATCCGAGTGATTCCTAA
- a CDS encoding L-threonylcarbamoyladenylate synthase, with protein MYIETAILDGLNDFEKSLEASAETILAGHPIVFPTETVYGLGASIYDLTAIDKIFEIKGREKSNPLAAHVCCIEQVELLCKDIPILFYKLAENFLPGPLAIIMRRSDAVNPVVSSGLPTLSIRYPSNELCLELIRLVGSPLAATSANLSGEKSAINAKQAYASLNGRTKIILDGGDTQYGMESTIISIVDEPKILRVGVISPDEIKNVLAL; from the coding sequence ATGTATATTGAAACTGCAATATTAGATGGATTGAATGACTTTGAAAAATCCTTAGAAGCGTCCGCAGAAACGATTTTAGCCGGACACCCTATTGTATTCCCAACTGAGACAGTTTATGGTCTTGGAGCATCAATTTATGATTTGACAGCCATTGACAAAATTTTCGAAATCAAAGGGCGAGAGAAAAGTAATCCCTTAGCTGCGCACGTTTGCTGCATCGAACAAGTTGAATTGCTTTGCAAAGATATTCCCATTTTATTTTACAAACTTGCCGAAAATTTTTTGCCGGGTCCACTTGCGATAATCATGAGACGCTCGGACGCTGTTAATCCCGTTGTATCGTCGGGATTGCCCACATTGTCTATTCGTTATCCTTCAAATGAACTTTGCCTCGAACTTATAAGATTGGTGGGTTCGCCATTAGCTGCCACATCTGCAAATTTAAGTGGTGAAAAATCAGCTATAAATGCAAAACAGGCATATGCAAGCCTCAACGGTAGGACTAAAATTATTTTAGATGGCGGCGATACACAATACGGAATGGAATCAACCATTATCAGCATCGTTGATGAGCCAAAGATACTCAGGGTGGGAGTAATTAGCCCCGATGAGATTAAGAACGTTTTGGCGTTGTGA
- the ptsP gene encoding phosphoenolpyruvate--protein phosphotransferase, translating to MNLFADIKIELPFFKEKTTALIATGFLKGIPSSPGVVIAKAFIIQPEIFISANDKVSSGTSSFEIERLAQALKDLNLEFKAVVERIPESNTGAVNILETNLLIINDEFLQKSINAFIDEGYTAESAVIREFEKQKVYLLNSRDRILRERATELDHVKTHILSALKQRCLQYNIAKDRVLIAQSLTPTDFVNYKEAGALAVVTEAGGIASHVSILARSFETPAVIGVKDATGIIKNNDIVIIDGFTGLVIYNPNDELIAKYQDKIEKIERHRIALGKLAKEPAVTADGRKIHLMANVDRLDDIDAANLVGAEGIGLVRSESLIINYSTIPGEELQSKWYREIADRIYPNPVTIRAFDIGSDKYAEGMPHAESNPALGFRGIRYLLSRTELFKTQIRSVLKASVNKNVRFMLPMVSDTSELVKSLQIIDECKKELTDEQIDFDAKMPVGIMVETPSAALMADELAELSDFFSIGTNDLTQYTLAVDRTNELVSDRFDSFNPAVLKLIAMTAEAAARKKIPVGICGELAGHSAATTILIGMGITELSVVPAMVLELKNRIRKMKYSAVKKNTSKLLKLPDSYQILKILEQ from the coding sequence TTGAACTTGTTTGCTGACATAAAAATAGAACTGCCCTTCTTTAAGGAAAAAACTACGGCATTGATTGCCACAGGTTTCCTTAAGGGTATTCCTTCGTCGCCCGGTGTGGTTATTGCGAAGGCTTTTATTATTCAGCCGGAAATTTTCATCTCGGCTAACGATAAAGTTTCTAGTGGAACTAGCTCTTTTGAAATTGAGAGATTAGCTCAGGCATTGAAAGATTTGAATTTAGAATTTAAAGCTGTAGTGGAAAGGATACCCGAATCCAACACCGGCGCTGTTAATATTTTGGAAACAAATCTACTAATAATCAATGACGAATTTTTGCAGAAATCAATCAATGCTTTTATTGATGAAGGTTATACTGCAGAAAGTGCTGTAATACGCGAATTTGAAAAGCAAAAAGTATATTTGCTCAACTCACGCGATAGAATTTTACGGGAACGTGCTACTGAATTAGACCATGTTAAAACGCACATACTTTCAGCACTAAAACAGCGATGCTTACAATATAATATCGCTAAAGATAGAGTCTTGATTGCACAATCACTGACTCCTACTGATTTTGTGAATTACAAGGAAGCGGGCGCCTTGGCAGTTGTGACTGAAGCCGGTGGCATCGCTTCGCATGTATCAATTCTCGCCCGTTCATTTGAGACTCCTGCTGTAATCGGAGTCAAAGATGCCACAGGAATCATCAAAAATAACGATATTGTTATTATTGATGGATTCACCGGACTTGTGATTTACAATCCGAATGATGAATTAATAGCAAAATATCAAGATAAAATCGAGAAAATCGAAAGGCACCGGATAGCACTCGGAAAATTGGCGAAAGAACCGGCTGTTACTGCTGATGGACGTAAGATTCATTTAATGGCAAATGTTGACCGGCTCGACGATATTGATGCTGCTAATTTGGTCGGTGCAGAAGGTATTGGCTTGGTACGCTCCGAGAGCTTGATAATCAATTATTCAACAATTCCGGGTGAAGAGCTTCAGAGCAAGTGGTACCGCGAAATTGCAGATAGGATTTACCCAAACCCTGTGACAATTCGTGCATTTGACATTGGAAGTGATAAATATGCCGAAGGTATGCCTCATGCTGAATCCAATCCTGCACTTGGTTTTAGAGGAATTCGATATTTGCTCTCAAGAACTGAACTTTTTAAAACTCAAATCAGGTCTGTATTAAAAGCATCAGTTAATAAAAACGTTAGATTCATGTTGCCTATGGTCAGCGACACTTCCGAATTAGTAAAATCACTTCAAATAATTGATGAATGCAAGAAAGAGTTGACCGATGAGCAAATTGATTTTGATGCAAAAATGCCTGTCGGCATCATGGTTGAAACCCCTTCGGCGGCATTGATGGCTGATGAATTAGCTGAGTTATCCGATTTTTTCAGTATCGGCACTAATGACTTGACGCAATATACTTTAGCTGTTGATAGGACCAATGAGCTTGTTTCGGATAGATTTGATTCATTCAATCCCGCAGTGTTGAAATTGATTGCAATGACGGCAGAAGCAGCTGCACGTAAGAAAATTCCTGTAGGAATCTGTGGCGAACTTGCCGGGCATTCAGCAGCAACAACTATTTTAATCGGCATGGGAATTACGGAACTGAGCGTCGTTCCGGCAATGGTGTTGGAATTGAAAAATAGAATAAGAAAAATGAAGTATTCTGCCGTTAAGAAGAACACTTCAAAGTTGTTAAAATTGCCTGACTCGTATCAAATCTTAAAAATCCTCGAACAATAA
- a CDS encoding redox-sensing transcriptional repressor Rex translates to MTNKGQILRLLNYKNLLKHLQTLGFKKVFSDNISDTLEISSSLVRKDFGNFGITGNRKGGYEIDSILGKIDDILGKDEIQKVVVVGVGRIGEALMKYQGFMKEGIQIVAGFDIDPSRINSEGNPPVFHNDKIADFIKDNDIKICIMTVPQMVAKHTVDLLTATGIGGILNFTPIKFQSSPDLTINNINIVHELENLIYVVNKQKDKE, encoded by the coding sequence ATGACTAACAAAGGACAGATTTTAAGATTGCTGAACTACAAGAACTTGCTGAAGCACTTGCAAACATTGGGCTTCAAGAAAGTATTTTCTGACAACATCTCTGATACCTTAGAAATATCATCATCATTAGTGAGGAAAGATTTCGGAAATTTCGGTATTACCGGAAATCGCAAAGGTGGATATGAAATAGATTCGATTCTGGGCAAAATTGACGATATATTGGGTAAAGATGAAATCCAAAAAGTTGTCGTTGTTGGAGTAGGAAGAATTGGCGAAGCACTGATGAAATATCAGGGATTTATGAAAGAAGGAATTCAAATCGTTGCAGGTTTTGATATTGACCCAAGCAGAATCAATTCCGAAGGTAATCCACCAGTGTTTCATAACGATAAAATTGCCGATTTTATCAAAGACAACGACATCAAAATTTGCATTATGACCGTTCCGCAAATGGTTGCCAAACATACTGTGGATTTGCTCACTGCTACCGGAATTGGCGGTATATTGAACTTTACACCGATTAAATTCCAAAGTTCACCTGATTTGACTATTAATAATATTAATATTGTTCACGAACTTGAAAATTTGATTTATGTTGTGAATAAACAAAAAGACAAAGAATAA
- a CDS encoding HPr family phosphocarrier protein — MIEKEVTVRNRAGLHTRPAASLVKLSSRFDSEIFLIRDGFMINGKSIIGVMTLAAENGCVLTIRAEGEDAEAAVNEIADLFERGFGEI; from the coding sequence ATAATTGAAAAGGAAGTGACTGTTAGAAATAGAGCCGGGTTGCATACAAGACCTGCAGCATCATTAGTTAAGTTATCTTCAAGATTTGATTCTGAGATTTTTTTAATTCGAGATGGGTTTATGATTAATGGCAAAAGCATAATCGGAGTGATGACATTAGCCGCCGAAAACGGATGTGTGTTGACCATAAGAGCTGAAGGCGAGGATGCCGAAGCAGCTGTCAACGAAATTGCGGATTTGTTTGAGCGAGGATTTGGAGAAATTTGA
- a CDS encoding dihydroorotate dehydrogenase-like protein, translating into MDLKTQYMNFELNSPIILASCGLCENVENLMTAEDSGAGAVVLKSLFEEQILKDAGLGTSYKLKEFSSIDSYEYSVQTTPDSYLENYLALISEAKKRIDIPLIASIHCISYHQWPQYAIIFENAGADAIELNISVSPTDHDISNDDVLERQIKVVSDVSNHCTIPIAVKVSNHYSNLGLSLSLLESAGADAVVLFNRYFKPDIDIENVELVSNSDLSHPYEITESLRWIALMKRKLKCSIAGSTGVHDSAGIVKYLLAGADAVQVCSVIYKHGMKHIKELNSGLAEWMEKKGFENIESFKGHIAMQESNTPILERLQYMKRAIRDL; encoded by the coding sequence ATGGATTTGAAAACCCAATACATGAATTTTGAACTCAATAGTCCGATTATTCTTGCGAGTTGCGGACTGTGCGAAAATGTTGAAAATCTTATGACAGCCGAAGATTCAGGCGCCGGTGCTGTTGTGCTGAAATCACTTTTCGAAGAACAGATTTTGAAGGACGCAGGTCTCGGTACATCTTATAAATTAAAGGAATTTTCTTCGATTGATTCCTATGAGTATTCTGTTCAAACCACACCTGATTCATATTTAGAAAATTATTTAGCATTGATATCGGAAGCCAAAAAAAGAATTGACATTCCTTTAATCGCAAGTATCCATTGCATTTCCTACCACCAGTGGCCCCAATATGCCATAATTTTCGAAAATGCAGGTGCCGATGCAATCGAGCTGAATATTTCCGTTTCGCCTACTGACCACGATATTTCAAATGACGATGTCCTTGAACGACAAATAAAAGTAGTTAGCGATGTAAGTAATCATTGTACAATACCGATTGCGGTCAAAGTCTCAAATCATTATTCCAACTTAGGATTATCACTCTCATTGTTAGAGTCGGCGGGGGCAGATGCCGTTGTGCTTTTCAATCGCTATTTCAAACCTGATATTGATATCGAAAATGTTGAACTCGTTTCCAATTCGGATTTAAGCCATCCTTATGAAATAACCGAATCCTTGCGTTGGATAGCTCTGATGAAAAGAAAGCTGAAATGCTCGATTGCCGGCTCAACCGGAGTTCATGATTCAGCCGGAATCGTGAAGTATCTACTCGCAGGCGCCGATGCCGTGCAAGTTTGCTCAGTCATTTACAAGCATGGCATGAAACACATCAAGGAACTAAATTCCGGTTTAGCTGAATGGATGGAGAAAAAAGGTTTTGAAAATATTGAATCTTTCAAAGGGCATATCGCTATGCAAGAGTCCAATACTCCAATATTGGAAAGATTGCAATATATGAAAAGAGCGATTAGAGATTTATAA